The DNA segment CGCCGCCTTTCAGAGCCTTCAGGCCCTGTACCTGTGTATCAGTCGAAGAAGTGCTGGTGATCCGTTCGGCCTCGACATCCATGCCGGAGAGATCGTAATCGTCGTCGATGTCCAGCTGCAACGACTGTCCCTCGTGGCGCTCGACACCGCCCCAGGTGATGTCGACGTCCGCCATCGCGGCCTCGATGTCCTGTCGGATTTCCTCGTCGGTGTAGGATTCCTCGGGTTCGGGCTCGTCCATCGGCTCGATGTCCGCGGGGCTGGGCTTGGCACGCTCGATCTGGTGAGCGACCAGCGCCGCCCCAGTGGAGACAAGCACCAGAGACATCCCGACGGCGTATCCGAGGACGACGTGGGCCGTGTACTGGGCCCCTTCGACGTTAAACTCGTAGGGGTAGAGATAGACGAACCCGGCGACGGAGACGACAGTGATCACAGTCCCCACGAGTCCCGCGTATATCGCCCGCTCGTCGACGGGTAACAGGACCAACACGCCGAGCAGCAGCGTCGGGACCGACAGCATTCCCATCCCGAAGGCGATCTCTCGGAACAGCCAGAACGCGTCGCTGCCGTGTCCGAACAGATACGCCACCAAGAAGAACACGAGGCCGAACGCTGCCAGCGCGATCCCGCCGAAGAACAGCCCGAACCCGAGATAGACGTCAGTCTGGTCGTCAGGCTCGCCGATGTACTGCCGGTACAACTCGAAGAGGACGTTGTCCGGGAGGTCGTCGTCCGAAGGGTCGTCTTCCGCCATTAAACTGTGTTTCCCGCCCCTCTGTAATTATTGTTCCCCCATATGTGGGCGTTCCAGTAGTAAAATATTACATATCTTTGGGCCGTGATTATATTGGACTCGGGAGCGTCGGAGGGGCCTAGCTGGAAGAGAGGTGCTGAAGGCAGCGACGGTAATCCGTCCAACATGGTTGGATCAGCGGGACACGGCAGATCCAGGCGTTCGAATCGTGTGTGCCGAGACGTATCGGCAAATATTGTAGGGATAGATCGGGCCGGAGCGGATCTGCGACGGTTTTTCTCGGACGTTTTCAACAGCTTTGTATCGGCGCCCGTCCGAAGCACGGGTATGACTACACAGGTCGTCGTTTTGGGCTCGGGATACGCCGGTGCGGGCGCTATCAAGAGCCTCGAAGACGAGTTACGGGGGCAAGCGGATATCACGTGGATCTCGGACGTCGACTACCACCTGGTTTTACACGAGGTCCACCGCTGTATCAGCGATCCGAGCGTCCAGGAGAAGATCACGATCCCGATCGAGGAGATCAAATCCCCGAGTACGCGATTCGTCGAGGGACACGTCAAGGACGTGGCCGTCGACACGCGGGCGGTCGAGCTGGCGGACGGACGGACGATCGAGTACGACTATCTGCTGGTCGGTGTCGGCAGCGAGACTGCGTTTTTCGGCCTCGATGGGCTCGAAGAGCACGCACACACCCTCAACAGCCTCGAGGACGCACTGGGGATCCACGACGCGACCAGGGACGCGGCGCGTCAGGCAACGCCGGACGATCCCGCACGGGTCGTCGTCGGTGGTGCCGGACTGTCCGGGATCCAGGCCGCCGGCGAGGTCGCGCGCTTTCGGGACGACGTCGACGCGCCACTCGAGGTGATGCTCGTCGAAGGGCTCGACTCCATCCTGCCCAACAGCGACAGCGGGCTCCAGCGGGCGCTTCGAGAGCGACTCGACGAGCGGGACGTCCGGATCCGGACCGGCGACTTCATCCGCGAGGTCGACGCGGAGTCGATCACTGTCGGCGACGAGGAGATCGCGTACGACGTACTGATCTGGACGGGCGGGATCACCGGCCGGCGGGAGATGGCAAGCGTCGATCTCGAGAAGGACCACGACTCCAACCGCGTCAGAGTCGAGACCACGTTCCGGACGAACGACGAGCGCGTGTTCGCGATCGGTGACGCGGCGATCATCGAGCAGTCCTCGGGCGAACCGGTCCCGCCGAACGCACAGGCAGCCTGGGATGCGGCCGAGGTCGCCGGCGAGAACATCGCCCGGGCGATCCGCGGACAGCCGCTCCAGACCTGGTCGTACGAGGACAAGGGTACGGCCATCTCGATCGGCGAAGACGCCGTCGCACACGGCGTGCTAAACCTCCCGATCACGACGTTCGGCGGGCTCCCCGCACGCCTGCTGAAAAAAGCGATCGCCGCTCGCTGGATCGCCGACATCACGTCGCCGGGACGTGCGCTGGGTGCCTGGAACGACATGTAAAGGCAGGTCGTGAGACTTATTCCGCCCCGCGCGTAGGTAGGGATATGGATCTGCGGGTCATCGAGAAAGACGACACCGCGCTCTCGATCGAGATCGCGGGCGAGGACCACACCTTCATGAACGTACTCAAGGGCGCGCTGCTGGAGACCGACGGGGTCGCCGCCGCGACCTACGACATGAATCCCGAGCAGTCGGGCGGTCAGACCGACCCGGTGTTGACGATCAAGACCGAGGAAGGGACCGACGCGCTCGAGGCACTAGAAACCGGGACCGACCGCGTCATCGAGAAAACCGACGCACTGACCGACGCGTACGACGACGCGGCGGCCTGAAGACGCGATTTCTGGCGGGGCTCGATTTCTGGCGGGCTAGCAGTACGCGATCGTGACAGCGACGGAGTCGTCCGGCGTCGCGTGCGCGTCGATTCCGAGTTGTGCAACCTCGCCATCAGTGGTCGAGGGGTAGTCAGCCAGTAACTGCAACAACAGCCCCGACACGACGCTGTCAGCGGTCGCGTTCGCGCCTGCCGGGCGTGCGGCCCCGCCGAAGACGATCTCCTCGTCACACGTCGTGTCGAACTGCCGGAGCTCCGACTCGCTCGTGACGTTCTCGGCGCCCGTGTAGGCCTCCTTGACCGCGCCTCTGTTGAGGTACGTCGCCATCGCGTCGAGTCCGTCAGTTCGGTCCGGCGACCCGGTTCGGTTGCTCGCGAGCGCTTCAAACAGACGTGACTCGACTTCGGACAGGTCGACACCGTTGACGGTCGCCGGATCCCCGGGCACGTCGTCGATCGTGGGTTGCGCCTGGGGGGTGAGACCCGGCACGTCGACGACGCCAGTGACACCGAGTGCGGCGACGACAAGCAACGCCACGATTGCCAGGGCGGCCGCCAGTTCGAACCGGCCAGCGAGATCGAAGTAACTGGCGGAGCGGCCGGAGTCGTCGTCGTACGTGAGCGGTTTCTTCTCGAAGGTCGTCCCGCCACAGCGGCTACAGGGCGGGTTGTTGCGCTGGTGGTGGCGCCCACAGTCCGTGCAGGCCCAGACGAACTGTTCGCGGCCCTCCTCGGCGGTCGTCTGTGGGACGACTGCCCGCTCGAACGCGTGGTGTCCGCAGTTGTCACACGGCGGGTCGTTGCGCTCATGGGGTTTGCCACACTGCGGGCAGCGCCATTTCATAGTGACCGTTGTACCGATTTACCGGCACAACTGCACGCCGTCGTACGGTCGATTCGAAACAGCCGGACAACGGTCAGTATCATAGCCGGACGGGCACGTCACGCTCGTCCAGGTACTCCTTGGTCTCCTGAATCGAGTACTCGCCGAAGTGGAAGATCGACGCCGCCAGCCCGGCGTCGGCGTCGGCCTCGGTGAACACCTCGTACATGTCCTCGGGGCCGCCACAGCCCGACGAGGCGATCACGGGCGTCGAAACGGTGTCGGTGACGGCTTTCGTCAGCGGGATGTCGTAGCCCTCCTTGGTGCCGTCGGCGTCGATCGAGTTGACGAACAGCTCGCCCGCGCCGCGCTCTTCGGCTTCCTGAACCCACTCGATGACGTCCATGTCCGTCCCCTCGCGACCGCCCTTGACAGTGCACTCGAACCAGGCCGACTCGCCGTCGATGTCGACGTAGTGTTCGCCCCCCTCGTCGAACCGGCGGCGGGCGTCGACACTGATGACGATACACTGGTTGCCGAAGGCCCGTGCGCCGTCCTCGATGAGGTCGGGGTTCGCGATCGCCCCCGAGTTGATCGAGACCTTGTCCGCACCGGCCCGGAGCGTTTCCTTGATGTCTTCGCGCGTCCGGACCCCGCCCCCGACCGTCAGGGGGAT comes from the Halapricum desulfuricans genome and includes:
- a CDS encoding DUF7139 domain-containing protein; translation: MAEDDPSDDDLPDNVLFELYRQYIGEPDDQTDVYLGFGLFFGGIALAAFGLVFFLVAYLFGHGSDAFWLFREIAFGMGMLSVPTLLLGVLVLLPVDERAIYAGLVGTVITVVSVAGFVYLYPYEFNVEGAQYTAHVVLGYAVGMSLVLVSTGAALVAHQIERAKPSPADIEPMDEPEPEESYTDEEIRQDIEAAMADVDITWGGVERHEGQSLQLDIDDDYDLSGMDVEAERITSTSSTDTQVQGLKALKGGEKKTATSESTVDDQTTKLNELRQRRKDEQETAASAPESEAGLLERIKSFLAGLSR
- a CDS encoding NAD(P)/FAD-dependent oxidoreductase: MTTQVVVLGSGYAGAGAIKSLEDELRGQADITWISDVDYHLVLHEVHRCISDPSVQEKITIPIEEIKSPSTRFVEGHVKDVAVDTRAVELADGRTIEYDYLLVGVGSETAFFGLDGLEEHAHTLNSLEDALGIHDATRDAARQATPDDPARVVVGGAGLSGIQAAGEVARFRDDVDAPLEVMLVEGLDSILPNSDSGLQRALRERLDERDVRIRTGDFIREVDAESITVGDEEIAYDVLIWTGGITGRREMASVDLEKDHDSNRVRVETTFRTNDERVFAIGDAAIIEQSSGEPVPPNAQAAWDAAEVAGENIARAIRGQPLQTWSYEDKGTAISIGEDAVAHGVLNLPITTFGGLPARLLKKAIAARWIADITSPGRALGAWNDM
- a CDS encoding DNA-directed RNA polymerase subunit L — its product is MDLRVIEKDDTALSIEIAGEDHTFMNVLKGALLETDGVAAATYDMNPEQSGGQTDPVLTIKTEEGTDALEALETGTDRVIEKTDALTDAYDDAAA
- the hisF gene encoding imidazole glycerol phosphate synthase subunit HisF, which encodes MLTKRIIPCIDVDLDEDGNAAVYTGVNFEDLEYTGDPVEMAKRYNEAGADEFVFLDITASAEGRATMLETVERVADEVFIPLTVGGGVRTREDIKETLRAGADKVSINSGAIANPDLIEDGARAFGNQCIVISVDARRRFDEGGEHYVDIDGESAWFECTVKGGREGTDMDVIEWVQEAEERGAGELFVNSIDADGTKEGYDIPLTKAVTDTVSTPVIASSGCGGPEDMYEVFTEADADAGLAASIFHFGEYSIQETKEYLDERDVPVRL